From Equus asinus isolate D_3611 breed Donkey chromosome 14, EquAss-T2T_v2, whole genome shotgun sequence, one genomic window encodes:
- the STAG3 gene encoding cohesin subunit SA-3 isoform X4: protein MLPHRESDSVSADEGSDFEDSLRRNVKKRVAKRPLKTTPVAKHPKKGSQMVRGHGQKESEPPASDLFDAVKAAKSDMQSLVDEWLDSYKQDQDAGFLELVNFFIRSCGCKGTVTQEMFRKMSNSEIIRHLTEQFNEDSGDYPLTAPGPSWKKFQGSFCEFVRTLVFRCQYGLLYDGFPMDNLISLLTGLSDSQVRAFRHTSTLAAMTLMTSLVRVALQLSVHKDYNHRQYEAERSKGPGQRAPERLESLLEKRKELQEHQEEIEGMMNALFRGVFVHRYRDVLPEIRAICIEEIGCWMQSYSTSFLTDSYLKYIGWTLHDKHREVRLKCLKALKGLYSNQDLTARLELFTSRFKDRMVSMVMDREYDVAVEAVKLLTVILKLTLPCVMTGRQVIPELQDHQGGKFPIFSNSPYPSVFHSSFKSSLNMEGVLTDGDCESVYPVVYASNRALASAAGEFLYWKLFYPECETRTVDGKEQRQSPRSQRTFFRLLLSFFVESELHDHAAYLVDSLWDCAGSQLKNWESLTSLLLEKDQNLGDVQESTLIEILVSSVQQASEGHPPVGRVTGRKGLTPKERKIQANDKVKLTEHLIPLLPQLLAKFSADAEKVAPLLQLLNYFDLNIYCTRRLEKHLELFLQQLQEVVVKHAEPAVLEAGAHALYLLCNPEFTFFSRVDFARSQLVDLLTDRFQQELEELLQSSFLDEDEVYSLAATLKRLSAFYNAHDLTRWELYEPCYRLLRKAVDTGEVPHQVMLPALTLVYFSILWTLTHVSGSGASQPLSPQKQLMSLKGRMVAFCELCQSCLSDVAPEIQEQAFVLLSDLLLIFSPQMIVGGRDFLRPLVFFPEATLQSELASFLMDHVFIQPGELGRGHSQEDHLKIEQLHQRRRLLAGFCKLLIYGVLEMDAASDVFKHYNKFYNDYGDIIKETLTRARQIDRSHCSRILLLSLKQLYTELLQEQGPEGLNELPAFIEMRDLARRFALSFGPQQLQNRDLVVMLHKEGIKFSLSELPAAGSSGQPPNLAFLELLSEFSPRLFHQDKQLLLSYLEKCLQHVSQAPGHPWGPVTTYCHSLSPMENTAEASLQGYPRSKKRRIEGPSRRHREDISSSQEESLQLTSMPPTPTLTSTAVKTRQPLGGLEEMEEEGGSESEFTQGQPLSGTQRSEFSSPHHFRIPLNPPGPDLGNQLTRLSLMEEDEEELEIQNESSEEWQYTNKHSSPSEHGLDLLDSTELNIEDF from the exons GCACTGTGACCCAAGAGATGTTCAGGAAGATGTCCAACTCAGAGATCATCCGGCACCTAACAGAACAGTTCAATGAG GACTCAGGAGACTATCCCCTGACAGCTCCAGGTCCATCCTGGAAGAAGTTCCAGGGTAGCTTCTGTGAATTTGTGAGGACATTGGTCTTTCGATGCCAGTACGGCCTCCTCTATGATGGCTTCCCTATGGACAACCTCATCTCCCTGCTCACTGGCCTCTCAGACTCCCAAGTCCGTGCCTTCCGTCACACTAGCACCCTGGCTG CTATGACACTAATGACCTCCCTGGTGAGAGTTGCCCTCCAGCTGAGTGTGCACAAAGACTACAATCACCGTCAGTATGAGGCTGAACGAAGCAAGGGGCCGGGACAGAGAGCACCTGAGCGGCTAGAGAGCCTGTTGGAGAAACGCAAAGAG CTCCAAGAGCATCAAGAGGAGATTGAGGGGATGATGAATGCCCTCTTCAGGGGTGTCTTTGTACATCGGTACAG GGATGTCCTTCCTGAGATCCGTGCTATCTGCATCGAGGAGATTGGGTGTTGGATGCAAAGCTACAGTACCTCTTTCCTCACTGacagctatttaaaatatattggctGGACCCTGCATGATAAG CATCGAGAAGTCCGTCTGAAGTGCCTGAAGGCTCTGAAAGGGCTGTACAGCAACCAGGACTTGACTGCACGCCTGGAGCTCTTTACCAGCCGCTTCAAG GACCGGATGGTTTCCATGGTCATGGACCGAGAGTACGATGTGGCAGTGGAGGCCGTCAAGTTACTAACAGTTATCCTTAA GTTGACTCTTCCTTGTGTAATGACTGGAAGACAGGTCATTCCTGAGTTACAAGATCACCAGGGGGGGAAGTTTCCTATCTTCTCTAACTCTCCATACCCCTCCGTCTTCCATTCTtcatttaaaagttcttt GAACATGGAAGGGGTGCTGACAGATGGAGACTGTGAGAGCGTCTACCCTGTTGTGTATGCCTCTAACCGAGCCCTGGCCTCTGCTGCAGGGGAATTTCTATACTGGAA GCTCTTCTACCCTGAGTGTGAGACAAGAACAGTGGATGGGAAAGAGCAACGCCAAAGCCCCCGCTCCCAGAGGACTTTCTTCCGTCTTCTGCTGTCCTTCTTTGTGGAGAGTGAG CTCCATGATCATGCAGCTTATTTGGTAGACAGCCTATGGGACTGTGCAGGGTCTCAGCTGAAGAACTGGGAGAGTCTGACAAGCTTGCTTCTGGAGAAGGACCAGA ACCTGGGCGACGTGCAGGAGAGCACACTTATAGAAATCCTCGTGTCCAGTGTACAGCAAGCTTCAGAGGGTCACCCACCTGTGGGGCGGGTCACTGGAAGGAAG GGCTTAACCCCTAAAGAACGTAAGATCCAAGCCAATGACAAAGTGAAGCTGACTGAGCACCTCATCCCCCTgctgccccagctcctggccaAG TTCTCAGCTGATGCAGAGAAGGTTGCCCCCCTGCTCCAGCTTCTCAACTACTTTGACCTCAACATCTACTGCACCAGGCGCTTGGAGAag CACCTGGAGCTGTTCTTGCAGCAACTCCAGGAGGTGGTGGTGAAGCATGCGGAGCCAGCGGTGCTTGAGGCTGGCGCTCACGCCCTCTATCTGCTCTGTAATCCTGAGTTCACCTTCTTCAGCCGGGTGGACTTTGCCCGCAGCCAACTGGTGGATCTGCTGACCGACCGCTTCCAACAGGAACTTGAAGAGCTGCTGCAG tCGTCCTTCCTAGATGAGGATGAGGTGTATAGTCTGGCAGCCACTCTGAAGCGCCTCTCTGCCTTCTACAA TGCTCATGACCTAACTCGCTGGGAGCTCTACGAGCCATGCTACCGACTCCTCCGGAAGGCTGTGGACACAGGAGAGGTTCCTCACCAG GTGATGCTGCCAGCCTTGACTCTTGTCTATTTTTCCATTCTCTGGACACTAACACACGTTTCTGGATCAGGTGCTTCCCAG CCACTGTCTCCACAGAAGCAGCTGATGAGCTTGAAGGGCAGGATGGTGGCCTTCTGCGAACTCTGCCAGAGCTGCCTCTCAGATGTGGCTCCTGAGATCCAGGAGCAG gCTTTTGTCTTATTAAGTGATCTGCTTCTCATCTTCAGCCCTCAGATGATTGTAGGGGGACGTGATTTCCTTAGGCCCCTTGTCTTTTTTCCTGAAGCCACTCTCCAGTCTGAGCTAGCCAGCTTCCTCATGGACCACGTCTTCATCCAGCCTGGAGAACTGGGCCGTG GTCATTCCCAGGAGGATCATTTAAAGATAGAGCAGCTGCACCAGCGTCGCCGCCTCCTGGCCGGGTTCTGTAAGCTGTTGATTTATGGGGTGCTGGAGATGGACGCAGCCTCAGATGTTTTCAAACACTACAACAAG TTCTACAATGACTATGGTGACATTATCAAGGAAACATTAACTAGAGCAAGGCAGATTGACCGAAGTCATTGTTCCCGCATCCTGCTGCTGAGCCTCAAGCAG TTATACACAGAACTGCTACAGGAACAGGGGCCCGAGGGCTTGAATGAGCTTCCAGCCTTCATCGAGATGAGGGACCTGGCCCGGAGGTTTGCCTTGAGCTTTGGACCCCAGCAGCTACAGAACCGTGACCTTGTGGTCATGCTACACAA GGAAGGCATCAAGTTCTCCTTGTCAGAGCTTCCTGCAGCTGGCTCCTCTGGTCAGCCCCCAAATCTAGCATTCCTGGAGCTCCTTTCAGAGTTTTCTCCCCGACTCTTCCATCAGGACAAGCAGCTACT actgtcctacctggaaaagtGTCTGCAGCATGTCTCCCAAGCACCTGGCCATCCGTGGGGTCCAGTCACCACCTACTGCCACTCCCTCAGCCCTATGGAGAATACAGCAGAGGCCAGCCTTCAGGGCTACCCCCGCTCCAAGAAGAGGCGCATTGAAG GCCCCtccaggaggcacagagaggatatCTCTTCATCCCAAGAGGAAAGCCTGCAGCTGACCAGCATGCCACCTACACCCACCCTCACCTCCACAGCTGTGAAGACTAGGCAGCCCCTGGGGGGGCtggaagagatggaagaagaagGCGGCTCAGAATCAGAGTTTACCCAAGG CCAACCCCTTTCAGGCACCCAGAGGTCAGAGTTCTCAAGCCCACATCATTTCCGGATTCCACTCAACCCTCCAGGTCCTGATCTGGGCAACCAGCTGACCCG ACTCAGCCTTATGGAAGAGGATGAAGAAGAGTTGGAAATTCAGAATGAGTCAAGTGAAGAATGGCAATATACAAACAAG CACTCTTCCCCCAGTGAGCACGGGCTGGACCTCTTAGATTCTACAGAGCTGAACATTGAG GATTTCTGA